The [Pantoea] beijingensis genomic sequence CAGATCCTCGTCAGTTCCCCGCAAGGCTGCATAATACGCTGCAATACCTTCTAATGCATGGCGGGTTTCCAACAGATCGAACTGGGATTCGGGATGACCGGCAAGCAGTTCAACGAGCGGATCGCTCAGGCTTTGCCAAAGAGTTTGCTGTACGAAGGTGCCTCCGCCCTGGCGGCGCAGTAGCAGGCCTTTCGCTTCCAGGCGCTGGATAGCTTCACGCAAAGAGGGACGGGAGACATCAAACTGTTTGGCAAGCTCACGCTCGGGTAACAGCTTTTCGCCCGGGCGCAGCGTCCCTTCCATAATAAGGGACTCGAGCTGTTGCTCGATCGCATCGGACAGCTTTGGTTGGCGGATTTTGCTGTAGGCCATCTTCCCTTCTTCTGCCATTTGCCTGAAGTAAATTGGTAATACCAATTGCAAAAAGATGAGGCTAAAGTAACAAAGTATTCACCTTCTGTCTATATGGCGAAGCCCTGAAGCGTGTGCTGTGCCTCGTATTAACGGGGTCGATCTTACATGCCAAATCAACCGCATTTATGACAAAAGAAGCTCAACAGGGTAACTTTTGCGAAAACTTACACGGAGTTAGAGACCGGGAGCCGTTTTGACGAGCGCAGGCCAGAAGGCCATCCATCTTTTTACGATTGCGCCCAAAATAAGAAATGTATTGCTCTGAGTGTGAGCAAACGTCGATTTTTCACCCATACTGCCGCACAAAAAGAGAAAGCAGGTGCAATGACAACCGCTTATCACTATTCTTGTCGCGACAACAGCTCCATTTCAATTTTTATGCTATCAGTAGTGTAAACTTATCAATACGTTAGTCAGCAAGAATAAAAAGAGTCACATCACGAGGTTATATATGGAACAACAACAAGGCGACCTGCTGAAACGAGGTTTAAAAAACCGCCATATTCAGCTTATCGCATTGGGTGGTGCGGTAGGGACCGGCCTGTTTTTGGGCATCGCGCAGACGATCAAAATGGCCGGGCCATCGGTTTTACTCGGATATGCGATCGGCGGTTTTATCGCCTTTATGATTATGCGTCAGCTGGGTGAAATGGTGGTGGAAGAGCCCGTGGCCGGATCGTTTAGCCACTTTGCCTATAAATACTGGGGCAACTTTGCCGGTTTCGCGTCAGGCTGGAACTACTGGGTGCTGTATGTGCTGGTGGCAATGGCGGAACTCAGCGCCGTAGGGATTTATATTCAGTACTGGTGGCCGGACATCCCGACCTGGGTATCGGCAGCCGTCTTCTTTTTGCTCATCAATGCAATTAACCTTTCCAACGTCAAAGTCTATGGCGAGATGGAATTTTGGTTTGCCATTATAAAAGTCGTCGCGGTCATCGGTATGATCCTGTTCGGAGGCTGGCTGCTGTTTAGCGGCAAGGGCGGTCCGGAAGCGGCGGTCAGTAATATTTGGGACAAAGGGGGATTTTTCCCTAATGGCGTCAATGGGCTGGTCATGGCCATGGCGGTCATTATGTTCTCCTTCGGCGGACTTGAACTGGTTGGCATCACTGCGGCAGAAGCGGATCAACCAGAGAAAAGTATCCCTAAGGCAACGAATCAGGTCTTATATCGCATTCTGATTTTCTATATTGGCTCGCTGGCTGTCCTGCTCTCCCTCTATCCCTGGACCAAAGTGGTCGAAGGCGGTAGTCCTTTTGTGATGATTTTCCACGAACTTGGCGATAGTCTGGTTGCGAATGCGCTTAATGTGGTCATTCTGACTGCGGCATTATCGGTCTATAACAGCTGCGTTTACTGTAACAGCCGTATGCTGTTCGGACTGGCGCAGCAGGGAAATGGCCCTAAAATATTGAGTAAGTTGGATGGGCGTGGCGTACCGGTGGTCGCAATTGGCGTCTCAGCATTGGCAACAGCCATCTGTGTGTTAATCAATTATCTGATGCCGGGTGAAGCGTTTGGGATTCTGATGTCGCTGGTGGTTTCCGCCCTGGTGATTAACTGGGCGATGATCAGCCTGGCGCATCTGAAGTTCCGCCGTAAGAAAGATCGGCAAGGTGTCACCACGCGCTTCAAAGCCCTGTTCTATCCAGCGGGTAACTGGATTTGCCTGGCCTTCCTCGCCGGAATCCTGGTAATTATGGCCATGACACCGGGGATGGCGATCTCCGTCTGGCTAATCCCGGTTTGGCTGATCATTTTAGCTATCGGCTATGTTCTCAGTAACAGAACGAAAGCGCAGCGCTAATCCTTACCCGTACGGCTGTCATTTGTTGTACGGGTAAATCATCGAACACTCTCTGACGCTGCTTTAGACCAGCGTGCCGTAAATGGTCAACAGTGCGACCACAACAACAATCACCAGTGAAATTTTCTTCGCCAGCGCGACCGCGACGCGGGGCGTTTCGACCTTATCACTGTGGATATCCCGCGCCAGCGAGAACTGTGCTAAACGGGTCAGCACCTGATATTGCGAAGTGCGGAGATCGCCCAGTGAAGCAAACCAGGCCGGCAACGCACGCTCGCCATGTCCCAGCAGCGCATAAGCAACGCCAACCAGTCTTACCGGTATCCAGTCCACCCAGTGTAAAATATTATCAATTCCCGATTGTGAACGCTCCAGTGGCGAATGATGGCGCGCCAGCCAGGATTGCCACGCCCGCAGGAAAGCATAGCCCACCAGCAGTACCGGACCATAAAAACCGCCGACTACAAACCAGAATAGCGGAGCCAAATAAAAGCGGAAATTAATCCACAGCAGCGCGTTTTGTAGCTCGCGTAAATATTCACGCTCAGTGCACTCAACCGGAATACCATGAATCAGCGTTAACTCTTCCGCCATCGCATCCCGGGCATGCACATCGTCATGGCTGGCCGCTTTTAAATAGGCGTGATAATGCAGACGGACCGATCCGGCACCGATACACAGTAAGCCAACCAATATCCAGAACAGCAGTTGCACAATGCCGAAGAAGATCCCCCGCAGCGAAAGGATGATAACCAGCACAATGCCCATCGCTATCAGCGTCATAAATAAGCTACGTATCAGGGAAAAACGATGACATCCGCGAAACAGCGGCTCAAGGCGGTGATCGAGCTGCCAGTGCTCCCCTAATTTGAAGAGCCTTTCCCAGCCCAATACCAGCAGTAAGCTAAATAACGTCATACACTACGCTCCATGAAATTAGCATCCTCGCTCAATACGCAACGAAATTTATCCCAGTCAAAAGCGTCACCGGGGTCGGTCTTGCGCCCAGGCGCAATATCGCTGTGTCCGGTAATATGCTCCGCCGTCAGGGGGTAGTGTTGCATCAGGAGACGTGTCACCTCAGCCAATGCCCGGTATTGCACTGCTGTATAAGCCAATGTGTCCGTGCCTTCCAGTTCAATACCAATCGAGAAATCATTACACCCCTCACGTCCCTGATAGCAGGAAATCCCGGCATGCCAGGCTCGCTGGTCAAAAGAAACATATTGCACAATTTCACCATTCCGACGAATAAGGCAGTGGGCGGAAACGCGTAAATGGACGATTTCGGCAAAAAAAGGGTGGGCATCTGCATCAAGCGTGCCGGTAAACAGTGCATCAATATACGGGCCA encodes the following:
- the aroP gene encoding aromatic amino acid transporter AroP, translating into MEQQQGDLLKRGLKNRHIQLIALGGAVGTGLFLGIAQTIKMAGPSVLLGYAIGGFIAFMIMRQLGEMVVEEPVAGSFSHFAYKYWGNFAGFASGWNYWVLYVLVAMAELSAVGIYIQYWWPDIPTWVSAAVFFLLINAINLSNVKVYGEMEFWFAIIKVVAVIGMILFGGWLLFSGKGGPEAAVSNIWDKGGFFPNGVNGLVMAMAVIMFSFGGLELVGITAAEADQPEKSIPKATNQVLYRILIFYIGSLAVLLSLYPWTKVVEGGSPFVMIFHELGDSLVANALNVVILTAALSVYNSCVYCNSRMLFGLAQQGNGPKILSKLDGRGVPVVAIGVSALATAICVLINYLMPGEAFGILMSLVVSALVINWAMISLAHLKFRRKKDRQGVTTRFKALFYPAGNWICLAFLAGILVIMAMTPGMAISVWLIPVWLIILAIGYVLSNRTKAQR
- the ampE gene encoding beta-lactamase regulator AmpE — encoded protein: MTLFSLLLVLGWERLFKLGEHWQLDHRLEPLFRGCHRFSLIRSLFMTLIAMGIVLVIILSLRGIFFGIVQLLFWILVGLLCIGAGSVRLHYHAYLKAASHDDVHARDAMAEELTLIHGIPVECTEREYLRELQNALLWINFRFYLAPLFWFVVGGFYGPVLLVGYAFLRAWQSWLARHHSPLERSQSGIDNILHWVDWIPVRLVGVAYALLGHGERALPAWFASLGDLRTSQYQVLTRLAQFSLARDIHSDKVETPRVAVALAKKISLVIVVVVALLTIYGTLV
- the ampD gene encoding 1,6-anhydro-N-acetylmuramyl-L-alanine amidase AmpD, whose protein sequence is MQLQDGWIIGVKQVPSPHFNLRPDNEAPSLLVVHNISLPPGEFGGPYIDALFTGTLDADAHPFFAEIVHLRVSAHCLIRRNGEIVQYVSFDQRAWHAGISCYQGREGCNDFSIGIELEGTDTLAYTAVQYRALAEVTRLLMQHYPLTAEHITGHSDIAPGRKTDPGDAFDWDKFRCVLSEDANFMERSV